A single region of the Streptomyces caelestis genome encodes:
- a CDS encoding S53 family peptidase: MRTTPHNTPADRRRWRRIGSAVTATAALLLTGLTTAAHAEATPAAQAAPTKVTWTRSCALPRHTGEMACNALRVTGGLTAFQKQRAERDGSTPKAADASTPSGYGPSDLRNAYGLTSAAASNGTGRTIAIVDAYDDPNAESDLAAYRSHYGLPACTTANGCFEKVSQTGSTTALPTADSGWAGEISLDLDMASAICPNCHILLVEARSATMANLGTAVNEAVSLGARYVSNSYGGGESSSDATYVSAYFNHPGVAITVSAGDGGYGAEYPAASKYVTAVGGTRLSASSTTRGWTESVWQTSSTEGTGSGCSAYDTKPAWQTDTGCAKRVIADVSAVADPATGVSVYDTYGADGQGWATYGGTSASAPIIASVYALAGTPSSGSYPAKFPYTNTSALNDVTSGTNGTCATSYFCTARTGYDGPTGWGTPNGVGAFTG; this comes from the coding sequence TTGCGCACGACACCGCACAACACCCCCGCCGACCGCCGCAGATGGCGCCGCATAGGCTCCGCCGTCACCGCCACCGCCGCGCTCCTGCTCACCGGCCTCACCACCGCCGCCCACGCGGAGGCCACCCCGGCCGCCCAGGCCGCCCCCACCAAGGTCACCTGGACCCGCTCCTGCGCCCTCCCCCGGCACACGGGCGAGATGGCGTGCAACGCCCTGCGCGTCACGGGGGGCCTCACCGCCTTCCAGAAGCAGCGGGCCGAGCGGGACGGCAGCACCCCGAAGGCCGCCGACGCCTCCACCCCCTCCGGCTACGGCCCCTCCGACCTCCGGAACGCCTATGGCCTGACCTCCGCCGCCGCGAGCAACGGCACCGGCCGGACCATCGCCATCGTCGACGCCTACGACGACCCCAACGCCGAGTCCGACCTCGCCGCCTACCGCTCGCACTACGGCCTGCCCGCCTGCACCACGGCCAACGGCTGCTTCGAGAAGGTGAGCCAGACCGGCTCCACCACCGCCCTCCCCACCGCCGACAGCGGCTGGGCCGGCGAGATCTCCCTCGACCTCGACATGGCGAGCGCGATCTGCCCGAACTGCCACATCCTCCTCGTCGAGGCCAGGTCCGCCACCATGGCCAACCTGGGCACCGCCGTCAACGAGGCCGTCAGCCTGGGCGCCAGGTACGTCTCCAACAGCTACGGCGGCGGCGAGTCCTCCTCCGACGCGACGTACGTCTCCGCGTACTTCAACCACCCGGGCGTCGCCATCACCGTCAGCGCGGGCGACGGGGGCTACGGCGCCGAGTACCCCGCGGCGTCGAAGTACGTGACGGCCGTGGGCGGCACCAGGCTCTCCGCCTCCTCCACCACCCGCGGCTGGACCGAGAGCGTCTGGCAGACCAGCAGCACCGAAGGCACCGGCTCAGGCTGCTCCGCCTACGACACCAAGCCCGCCTGGCAGACCGACACCGGCTGCGCCAAGCGCGTGATCGCCGACGTCTCCGCCGTCGCCGACCCGGCGACCGGCGTCTCCGTCTACGACACCTACGGCGCCGACGGCCAGGGCTGGGCCACCTACGGCGGCACCAGCGCCTCCGCCCCGATCATCGCGAGCGTCTACGCCCTGGCGGGCACCCCGTCCAGCGGCTCCTACCCGGCGAAGTTCCCCTACACGAACACCTCCGCCCTGAACGACGTCACCAGCGGCACCAACGGCACCTGCGCCACCAGCTACTTCTGCACCGCCCGAACGGGCTATGACGGCCCGACCGGCTGGGGCACCCCGAACGGAGTCGGCGCCTTCACCGGCTGA